The following are from one region of the Canis lupus baileyi chromosome 25, mCanLup2.hap1, whole genome shotgun sequence genome:
- the CBX5 gene encoding chromobox protein homolog 5 isoform X1: MGRSPGHPEKSWLVQSPRYSFVGFLTERERQRHRQRQKQAPCTEPDVGPDPGTPGPHHGQKEPGGLSPSGGTACDMGKKTKRTADSSSSEDEEEYVVEKVLDRRVVKGQVEYLLKWKGFSEEHNTWEPEKNLDCPELISEFMKKYKKMKEGENNKPREKSESNKRKSNFSNNADDIKSKKKREQSNDIARGFERGLEPEKIIGATDSCGDLMFLMKWKDTDEADLVLAKEANVKCPQIVIAFYEERLTWHAYPEDAENKEKETAKS; encoded by the exons T gacagagagagagaggcagagacacaggcagaggcagaagcaggctccatgtacagagcccgacgtgggacccgatcccgggactccaggaccacaccatgggcagaag GAACCCGGTGGCCTTAGTCCTTCAGGTGGAACAGCTTGCGACATGGGAAAGAAAACCAAGCGGACAGCTGACAGTTCTTCTtcagaggatgaggaggagtaTGTCGTGGAGAAGGTGCTAGACAGGCGTGTAGTTAAGGGGCAAGTGGAATATCTACTGAAGTGGAAAGGCTTTTCTGA GGAGCACAATACTTGGGAACCCGAGAAAAATTTGGATTGTCCTGAGCTAATTTCTGAGTTTATGAAAAAGTATAAGAAGATGAAGGAGGGTGAAAATAACAAACCCAGGGAGAAATCAGAAAGTAACAAGAGGAAATCCAATTTCTCGAACAATGCTGATgatatcaaatccaaaaaaaagagagag CAGAGCAATGATATCGCTCGGGGCTTTGAGAGAGGactggaaccagaaaagatcatTGGGGCGACAGATTCCTGTGGTGATTTAATGTTCCTAATGAAATG gAAAGACACAGATGAAGCAGACCTGGTTCTTGCAAAAGAAGCTAATGTAAAATGTCCACAGATTGTGATAGCATTTTATGAAGAGAGACTGACATGGCATGCATATCCTGAGGATgcggaaaacaaagagaaagaaacagcaaaGAGCTAA
- the CBX5 gene encoding chromobox protein homolog 5 isoform X2, translating to MGKKTKRTADSSSSEDEEEYVVEKVLDRRVVKGQVEYLLKWKGFSEEHNTWEPEKNLDCPELISEFMKKYKKMKEGENNKPREKSESNKRKSNFSNNADDIKSKKKREQSNDIARGFERGLEPEKIIGATDSCGDLMFLMKWKDTDEADLVLAKEANVKCPQIVIAFYEERLTWHAYPEDAENKEKETAKS from the exons ATGGGAAAGAAAACCAAGCGGACAGCTGACAGTTCTTCTtcagaggatgaggaggagtaTGTCGTGGAGAAGGTGCTAGACAGGCGTGTAGTTAAGGGGCAAGTGGAATATCTACTGAAGTGGAAAGGCTTTTCTGA GGAGCACAATACTTGGGAACCCGAGAAAAATTTGGATTGTCCTGAGCTAATTTCTGAGTTTATGAAAAAGTATAAGAAGATGAAGGAGGGTGAAAATAACAAACCCAGGGAGAAATCAGAAAGTAACAAGAGGAAATCCAATTTCTCGAACAATGCTGATgatatcaaatccaaaaaaaagagagag CAGAGCAATGATATCGCTCGGGGCTTTGAGAGAGGactggaaccagaaaagatcatTGGGGCGACAGATTCCTGTGGTGATTTAATGTTCCTAATGAAATG gAAAGACACAGATGAAGCAGACCTGGTTCTTGCAAAAGAAGCTAATGTAAAATGTCCACAGATTGTGATAGCATTTTATGAAGAGAGACTGACATGGCATGCATATCCTGAGGATgcggaaaacaaagagaaagaaacagcaaaGAGCTAA